CCTATCTTGTTGGACTTAACTCAGCTCTCTCCTTGGGataataaatacattttaagTGGCAAAATAACATTGTCAATTAATGTTGGCGCATCAAACATCAAACTACAAAAGGATAGGACAATTATCATATCTTATCTGTCGACCAAAAAGACCTAAATGTATAACCTAGATATTTTACTTTTTGGAAAGGCTATACTAATAGTAGTTTGATCTGAATCGTTTTAatgaatatgaatattaatgTGATTGAATTAATTAAGTTTGCTACTGACGAGCAAACAAAAAGACTGGTACTTCCTTTGTCTTTATGTAGTGGTTTCTCGAAATCCAGTTGACATGATAGGTTCTACTCATAGACTTGTGAagttctcttttatttttaaggGGTATGTGGAATTGGTATACTGGTTATTTTTTTGAAGTTTCTGTTTGGTGCATACCATGTATGTTGAACTCTATAATTGTATGTACTATTGCATTTGCATTTTTCCAAGTAAAGTgcataaaatttatttgaacAAGACCTGTAATTCTTATATTAAAAGTTATGCTGACATATTACATTGTTTCCCTTGTACATCTAAAGATCTTAgccatttattatatatttttaatcaggTCAACGTGAATCAAGCTATGAAAGAACATCTGGAGCGGTATGTTCAGAAAAAAGCTGAGAACTTGAACAAAGAAACTCAGGTAGGTGTAGTTGAAAAGGATGATGGCGAACAAACTTCTAACTCAAATGAGGGTACAAAGGCTGAGAAAGAATCCTCAAATAAAGTGGACAGTGAATCAGTAAATAAGGATTCCCATGATGTGACAAACTTTGGGATTGTCACTGACGAAGATAGAGAAGGGGATCGAGAGGCTTTAGAAAAGATCACAAAGATGATAGAGGAAAGGTTGAAGACAAGACCTTTGCCTCCTCCACCTGCACAGCCAAGTTGTGATGGTTCTGTGAATTTAACCTCAGAACAACCTGTTAAAACAAGAGAGGGAGATTCTGTGGTTGATACAGATAAGAATGGTGAGGGAAAAATTCGTGCATCTATTCTCTGTTGACTGTAGACACAAAAGGGCTATATTTTATCATCAGGACacctttatctcttttatttgtcaatttattattctgaaacttttcttttgaaattttgtagAATCTGCTGAAAATAAAAGTGAGAAAGAGACTAACAATGATAAACCAAGCAGTGAACATGATAGGTCTGAAAGCCCTGATAGAAGGCATGATAGAAAAAGCAGAGAGAGGGACCGGGATAGGGAACTAAAGCGAGAAAAGGAAAGAGAACTTGAAAGATATGAGAGAGAAGCAGAGCGGGAACGTGTTCGGAAAGAGAGAGAACAAAGACGAAGAATTGAGGAGGCTGAACGTCAATATGAAGCATATTTGAAGGAATGGGAGTATAGAGAacgagagaaagagaaagagcgCCAGTATGAAAAAGAGAAGGAGAAGGAAAGGGAACGTAAAAGGAGAAAGGAGATACTTTATGATGaagaggatgaggatgaagattCTAGGAAGAGGTGGCGCAGAAGTGTGATAgaggagaagagaaagaagaggtTGCGGGAGAAGGAAGATGACCTGGTTGACAAACAAAAGGAAGAGGATGAAATTGCCGAGGCGAAGAAGTCTGAGGAGGAACAAAAGCGTCAGAGAGATGCTTTAAAACTATTAACTGAGAATGTGGTAAATGGTGGTAATGAAAATATGATTATTGAAGAGGTCACTAATGAAGTCAAAAGCAATGTTACTGAACAAGATACTGTAGCTGATTATAGCCGTGAAGATCATACTGGTAATTTTCTTAACTATTCAGTTTGTGGTTTCTTATCTCTCTTTCATACTATTAACAGTTAAGGTAGTGATGGTTATGGTTTGAAATGACAGGTGATGGGAATGCACTAAATGTCACCAGTGATGAATTAACCATAGTTGCTCCAACTGATACACAAGGTAATGCTCCTACAAAAAAATTGGGATTTGGCCTAGTTGGTTCAGGGAAAAGAACAACTGTCCCTTCTGTTTTCCATGAAGAGGAGGATGATGATGCACACAAGGACAAAAAAATGAGGCCATTGGTTCCAATTGATTACTCAACTGAAGAATTGGAGGCTGTTCAACCTACAGTGCCTGGGCCAACACCACCAAATTTGGCTGCTGCTGCAGAATTTGCGAAGCGTATATCGAGTACAAATTTCAAGGAAGATAAGCTGGATGGAGAACGGGATAGAAGTAGGCGTTCAAATGATAAGTCTAGCCACCGGGATAGGGACAGAAATGATGAAGATGGTACTCACAACAGAGATGAAAACAAGGACAGAATTCCTGAACGTGACAGGGATCGAGATCATGGATCGGATAAACTTAAGACTTCAGATAACAAGAGGCTTTTGGATGCTAAACAATTGATTGATATGATACCAAAGACCAAGGAGGAGTTGTTCTCATTTGAGATAGACTGGGCAGTATATGATAAGGTATGTGATACTAATGTGCAGATTTTGGTTTGTAATTATGTGATTTTGAACTAATAAAGAAGAGTTGACTTATCTATATTTCATTTGGCCTGTGAGCTAGACTAGTATAccttgattatttttttagggCCGTTAGTGTCATTGTGTAAGGTTGTTGACCGAAATTTGAAGCATTGTAGTAGTTGGCGTGGAAGGAACTGTTCTAGGAGCCTAGAAAAACAACAGAAGTTTGAGGAGTCTACAGAAAGGAGTTCATCCTTACCTTGATCACTTTTTTTTGGGCCATTAGTGGCAATCGTGTAAGGTTATTGACTGAAGGGTTGAAGCATTGTAATATCTGTGTGGAAGGAACCCCTCTAGGAGCCTTCCACAAAAAAATCACTTTCCGCAAAAGGATTGGAGAGGAAAAATACCTTTAGATTCCTtgataatttgtatattttgagGTTTATACTAACAtagtaatataaaaatgaaaggAGGCTAGATGGGGACCTTATCTTTTTAGGAATGTAATTAAgctttatatttatgtatttttgaaGATTGCTTCACTCGTGCTCTGTGAGTGGAACAGctctttataaattttttatgtataaactGCTATTGTTTATAGATGTTTTTGATTTTTTGGGTTTGTGCCGTCTGAAAGGTAGAAAATGATGTTgtgttctaaatttttatttttatactacGCTCATTTTCAGCATCAACTACATGATAGAATGAGACCGTGGATTTCAAAGAAAATCAAGGAGTTTTTGGGGGAAGAAGAGACTACATTGATAGATTATATTGTTTCCAGTACACAAGAACATGTGAAAGCATCCCAAATGCTTGAGCGTCTTCAGATTATTTTGGATGAAGAGGCTGAAATGTTCGTTCTGAAGATGTGGAGGATGCTTATCTTTGAAATAAAGAAGGTAGAGACAGGTTTGGGTCTGAGGTCAAAATCATGATTTTAAAGTTTTTGTATGTTCTTCTGTCACTTTTTCTATTGGATTGATACCATGACCCTTGAAATGTCTTTACCCTAAATTGTAAAATGGCTGCATAATCATAAAATTACTTCAACATTCAAGTAGTTATTCGGATAAACCTGTCATCCATGAGAATCTGGTGGCAATTTTTGTCATGTGAATAGTTTAGAACTTTGATTTTTTATGACTATCCTGggcttttgtttttgtttctttgcaAATAAGGAAGTCACAAAAAATACTTTTGGATATGTCAAAGGGACTGCAGAGGcgaaatatgtatttttatgaGCTTAAATACTGTTCATGGGGGTGTGAACTACGGCTTTGTTATATTGATAAACGCTGCAGTATTTTTAGTACCGAAAAGAATGCTGtaggaaaaattatttttgcttTAAGATTATGGTGTTTTCAATTTGTGTATAGATTTCAGATTAGTCATTGACTTTTGTCACAACTAAATACACAactttttcttccaaaatttTATCTTGCATAATTTGTTCAGATATTATTATTTGTCAAATTTCTGTTCGTGCTAAAATGAAAAAGTGGGTTTCCTAATTTGTTTAAAGTTTCCGAATCGTTGGCCCAATTTCTTATTCACTTAGGATGGAAGCCAAAATTGTTCAAGTCGGTCATATGATAATATAAGATCGTAAGTTTCggatttaatatttattagtcaatttaattttaatgttaaaaatcaaattaactAATACCCGGTAAAATCAAAGACTAATGACTTGTAATTTTCAATATCAGTGATTAAATTATTTAGTTACTGACAAAAGAGGTCAGCTTTGTCTGGATTCAAAAAGCATTTTCACTTGAAGTTAAGTGGTCCTGGCTTAGGAAATCTCAGTCTCTCTTTGGATTAGATAATGGAAAATTAGGGAAAGTGAgggaatgaaaaataaaaaggaaaaaaaatagagtgaaaaaaattctataataaaaaaggttgaaaattagtgaaaaagtgaaataatattatttatcatttaatactattattatatataaaaaaatcaattacaagaaattaccaAATCAATAAGATGATCACCATAATCGATTTCATCTTTCCTAGAAGTGTGATCGTGTCTTTCGTTGCTTTTCTCACGAGCGTGAAAAGAGTAACAATGCTGACCAACAatatttttctccttttcaGTTTAAATCAGCATAACCAAACCCACACTTTCCTTGCACCTCCATTCCCGCAATTGCATGGTAGTATATCAGGATAAAGAAACAAAGGCTCAACTCGGAGACAAGAAATAAAAGAGGCAAAGCCGAATATTATTCCTGATTAATAGAcatgataaaatattattcGATTAATACAAAGCAATGAATTACAGTAATTTATACAAGCTCGTTGCTCAAAGCAGAAGCTGATAAAATTATTAGCTCTTTAAAACTTGAGCTAATAATATCTTGagtacaaaaaaaaagttaagcAAATTTATACAACGGTATCTACAATTTCAAACAAATAAAGAATACCCAGGTGAACAAAAATTACTGGGTTACCTAACATGAATGAACGGTTCTTGTGGAATAACTGAAATCTTAAATCCAGAGGACCTCCTTTCATAAAAATCATGGAGGACCCTAATGAGAGCACTGGCTTTCTTGCTTGCTCTAGATGTGCCTGCGCTTAGTTGGGAATACAATGATTCCATAAGAGAAGGACTCTTCACTAAATAAGCAACCACATCCTCTCCACCCTTTAGAGACAAAGAAAGCAATAGGGCCACACAGTGCTCCCTTCCCACCCTCGAAGTGGAACAACTCAAAATTTCAACAGCTACATGCAAAGCCTCTTCGTGAAGAATTGCAAACATTCCCTCTCTCTTCTCTGCCAGAGTTGCTAGAACTGCCAGTGAATCTGTGATAAGGTCTTCATTTTCAGATCCTTTCAAGATGCCAACTAGCAAAGGAACTGCTCCACCTTCGACCACCCTCCTATGATTTTCAGGGTGCTTAAGAAGGCCAAACATTGCAACCAACCCATTTTTCTTGCTCCGATAAGGGCCATCTTTGACAAGCCTTATCAATGATGGAATTGCTTCTGGCTCTTTCCCTAACAAGTTCCCATACTCAgcactaaggtaaaacaacacAGCAGCAACATGCTGGCGAGCTTCAATCTTCACTCCCTTCTTTAAAACCCCAACAATTAATTCCAAACCCCATTTCTCAACCATCACACTTCTACTCTTTGCACATTTTGAGAGGTTTAGAAGGGCTGCGGCAGCATTCTCTTGAGTCAACGAATCCCTCGATGACAACAACTTCAACAAAAGAGGCACCAAACCAGCTTCCACCAAACAAGACCTATTAAAAATGCTTGTCTTTGAAAGAAGCCTTATCTCAAATGCACCTCTATTCATCTCTTCCCCACTTCCATTCTCAATCCTTCCTTTCAGAAAACTAGCCAACATTCTCATTGCTCCCTCTGCTGCTACACTCCCAGGCTCCACTCTCCTAGTAATCTCACGATTCCTACGACCCAAGTCAACAAAGGGAATGCTTATGTCATTCGCAAAGCAATACCGCTGAATCAACTTCCGAAGCACCAAGTTTGGAACCATTTCAGTGGTGATAAGCTTTTTAGCCGTGTTGGGACACGTCAAATTCCCACTTCTGAACCACTTCAGAATTGAAGAACGATCATACGTATGACCTGTCTCTATTGTCACTGGATCACTCATCAATTCCAAAGTGATTGGACATCGAAAATCATCGGGGTTAAGACAACTCAAACTCAGATTCATCTCACTTTGAACATTACTTTCTCTTCCATCAATTTTTTTGTCACTCTCTTCAAAGTCAACAACCTCCATCACAAGGCATCTACAATAACTCATGAACCCCACCAAACTACTCAAAAGTATCACCTTATTCCTCTTCTCATTGAAGCCCTTAAACCCAATTTCTCCCTCCAAAAACTTCACCTCCTTGTTACACTCCCTCCACCCTTTAACCCCAATATACTCAATGACCCACTTCAGATCACCCTCATCCGGAGCAACCTGATTCTCAAACCGGGTCAAACCCGACACGACACTCATCACAACCCGTTTATCTTCTTCCTCAAATTCAAATATGGCCTTCCTTGCTTGTTCATTCAGCAGAAAAACGTGCTCTTTGGTTTCCTTTGAGATCTCCACAGAACCGAAAGGGAAAACGTCTAATGCAGTGGCCACGGATCTGGATATGACCCGAAATTGAGTGGCAACCCGATCCGATTCCATCAACATGTAAAGCTTGGCACCTTCACGGGAGAGATCttcaagaaggaaaagaagctTCTGGAAGGTTAAATGGAGTTCGGAGAGGCTCAGGGTTGCGGGATCAGGAAGACCCGAATGGCAGTCTCGGATTTCATGAAGGAAAGGTTGGAGAAGCAGGGTCAAACGAATCGCGTTTCTCGCGTTTCGCTTGTTGCAAGGGAAACACGAGAACCTGTGTTGGAAAGAGGAAATGGCGTTGCAGAGAGTGATGAGTGAAGGGAGAAGGATAGAGGGACCGATGCTTTCGCATGGATGAACCGCCGGGAATGTTAGTATCCGGCGACCCGACCCGCTTGTGTTTCGGATCATGGAAAGGTTTGTGTTGGACTTTTGTGTTTGGATCATCTGATAGTTTTGATTTGATTTCATGAGGGCGTAGGTTTGGGATATTTATAGGAAGTGAAAAAGAGGGACACGTGTCGAGATGTTATTCGAGATTTGTAAGTTTTGGGATTTTAATGAGGGACACGTGGGTTCCATTGGATCCGGTAGAGAAAATGTTCTGAGAGAGTGACGCGTGGCACTGGAGATGCGGAAAGCGAACGTGCTTTTGAAGGTGCTTGGAGAGAGGGAGCCGACATCTACAAAGGTGTACAACGTGGAATTGTAAGACTAAGTTCAGCGTCAACGTTGGAGCCTTCTTTTTtaaggaaataaataaaattgcgGCTTGGGTTGGCCATTGTTTGGATTTAAATTAGGTTATTCTATCTATTTTCTGGtcaaactttttaatttttgctttTTAGTAAACAAAATggaatgtaatatttttttaaaagaattttaaattcttatcaaaAGGTTAAATGATTTCATATATGAAATTTCATAATGATATCGTTATTTTCTAATGAGGAGTTTTGAGGTAATCTTTATGAAAATGTAGCATTTTAAATGTCTAGAGGTCATGATGAGATGAGATGAGATGAGAAGAGTTTCACCAATTAATAATGATAAGTCaatgaaaacataaaaaaaatcggTATAATAAGATTGCATAGAATAATACTTATCTTGAAAATCATTCTCCTTTTTATAGtgtcttttgtttatttttctttttaaggaATCATATAACAACATATTTATATAACAACTAAAATTAGAGTTACTCATTCATCaagaataaaaactaaaaactatttaaaaataccAACGACACCACATTTTAAGTATATTTATAAAGTAATATTACATATATTGAATAAAACTAGAATCCCTAAAATATTGACTTAATTATAGAAActaaccaaaaaataaaaatttgtttcatCATCAAAATAATATCTAGCTAAAACCTCCCTAAATCAGTTACACATCCAAACAAATCATATCGGTCTTCTAATCAATTACATCCAAAAATAGAATTACTTATTGAGGAAGACATGTTTGAAGGGTTGTGGTGAGACACTTTCAAGTTTGCCTCCTCATATGGAGAAGTTGACTAGCCTAAGGTGTTTGAGCACCTAGCAAAGAAAAGGGGTTCTTTCTGGCAGAATTGGGATCACATAAGCTCCAGCTTCATACTCAACATCCTTCTCCAAATGAGTCCACATATATATGTTTGTATTCAGAttaatttttggattatgtaattcaaaagtttttttttttcaaatatgtatccagattacataatcaaAAAGTTACTCTCAAATTTAAacttctgaattatataatttaaaatattatttttttaaaaattacataatcaGTAAGAATTCCAAATCCAAAATTAACTTTCgtattatgtaatccataagaTGAAAGTaacataaaaagaataaaaaagtattttcatgttttatatGGAGTGAGGGAGTGAAAGAAGAGAAACAGAAAATGTTGGGGTGTCAGAAACTTCAAAATCACTTTTGGCCCAATTGCATCTGTGAGCTTCAATTTAGTCACGGAAACCATAACTCTCTCATTAACAGTGTCACCAACACTGGTTttcttttgtttgatttttcaCTTTTATGGCATGTTGTCTTATTTCCCTCTTGTCTATATTACGTCTGGTTCgtagaaaattatattttaaggtCTAGCAGTGGTTTTACATTCAATGGATATCACATCTAATACAAAGAATCATTCTGAGTTATAAGTAAGAGCTTAAGAACCTTAACATTTACAAGGCAAATTCTCTTTATAACtccttatttatatattaaccttttttaaaagattaaagtTTAGGGTAAATATgtttcatttaaatttatttaaatttttaaaagattaaaattgatttctcacCATTAACCATTAATACGAAGATGTAGTTGATGGAGGTGGAGTGAGAATTTACCCAATTTTGTGCCTCTAATAATTACTCTGCAGTCCAGCAAAGAGCCCAATTAGGAGGCCCAAGAAGAATTCAGCAAGGAGTCCAATAAAAAGTCTGAAGCATATATGGATAAAGAAAGATCTAGAAAAGTTAGAAAACGTCACTGCATTTAGCATGACCGTGTCTAATTTTTAGAAGGTTATCAGAAGTTAGTTATGCAGAATTGTTGGAATTTTTTTAGTGCAAACAGTGGAATATTTGATGATTATAATTcttatatatattctttttggAGAAGAGTAAATAGAAGAAAAAGTTATTTCTTTTCCTTTGTGTCTTTTTCTTAGGAGGTAACTTTCGAATCAAGGCAATTTATCTTTATGAGCCTCTTACAGCAGTTAAAGGATTCTAAGCATCAATCTTATGATGATTTAATCTCTCAGTATATGAAAATGGATTATTGTAAGAATTTGGAGAGTAAATTTAACAATATGATTACCGAATCTCTCATACTTGAACTAGCTTTTTCTTCAGTTTCAACAGGAGCTGGTACAAAGAAAAAAGTACAAATGGATTGCTATATTGAATTATTAGAAGTTGAATCACAGTTCAATCATAACATTGTCGTTTACTAAAAAGGAGCAATGTCTTTGGAGAACATGATTACATCCATGATTATGCAAATTTGATTCCAATTCCATCAACAAACCCATCTCTACATTGAATATTACACCAGAGTATTTTTCAGTACAATAAAATTCAGTGAGATTATCAGATACTATGAATGGAATAAACCAATTTATTAATCTTGTAATGAAATAAAGCTAAGTCATGTTCAAAGCCAAGCTGGGTTCTTCAAGGATGTGACAACAGCCTTCACTTGCAAGTAGTTCTTGAGACTGTATTCTCCTTTTTCTCTTCCGTGACCACTCATTTTGTACCCTCCAAAGGGAATTGCAGCATCAAATACGTCAAAGCAGTTCACCCACACTGTTCCAACTTTCAATGCTCTAGTCAAAGTGTTTGCCGTGTTAATGTTTTTTGTGAACACCCCTGCTGCAAGGCCATAGTGTGTGTTATTTGCTCTGTGAATCACCTCATCAAGCTCCCTGTGATCAAACACACAACATAATTAGTGTATGAAGCAAAAAATGCTAAGATAAATGATATTAGATGCAAATCGAATCATTGTTCTCACTTGAACTTTAATATGGATTGCACTGGGCCAAATATCGTTTCCTTtgcaatcagcatatcatcCTGGTTGTTTTAACCATATCCCGTTTTAAGCATGATTGCTACAATGAGAGTGCAACTGAAagactttattattattattattacttccTTATACCTTTACATTTGAGAAGACAGTAGGTTGAACATAGAAGCCGGAGTTGCCAAATCTATCTCCTCCGGTTTCAAGCGTAGCTCCACTTTCAACACCAGATCTAATATACTTCAATATTTTCTGAAATTGTTCTGAATCAATCTGATTTTGGATCACACCCATAATCGTCAATAGAGCAGACATTTTATGGAAGATACTAGGAAATATCAAATTAGTGTAATTCTTTCTTTGCATTTTGATCTATGGATGAGGGTATGTTACCTGAGGACCTTGCTCTATTCCCCCTTTGAATGGATCACCAACAGCACGTTTCAAAGCACGTGCCCTTGCTTTCTCAATAAATTCATCGTACACACGTTCGTGTACAAATGTTCTAgaaccagcacagcagcattGTCCCTGAATGCACAAAAAGAACCAGTTAATCTATTGATGAACTCTATGGAAGACTATTGTTTTACATAACAAACTTAACATTTGAATGTACCTGATTAAAGAATAATGCAAAGTGTGCTAGCTCAACAGCCTCATCTACATCAGCATCTTCACATACAATAAAAGGGGATTTGCCACCAAGCTCCAAAGTAACAGGCTTAAGATTACTTTTAGCTGCCAGTTCAAGGACAACTTTTCCAGTATCGGTTGAACCAGTGAAAGCAAGCTGCAAAAGAGTAAAAGAAAGCAGAGACTTAAGTCTACACGCCCAAACACTTTTCTAAGCTTCTAGTTTGACTACAAGTACTTTATTCCATCAAATTCCTCACATTGTTTATAAAAGGATTTTCCAGTGTTGAGAACCAAATAGGTGGAAGAGTTAAAAAgaatactaataaaaatatctGAATACCTTGTCTATGTTCATGTGACTGGCAATGGCAGCACCAGCAGTTGGACCAAAGCCAGATATGACATTCAGGACACCAGGAGGAAGTCCAGCCTGACAGGCATGATGAATTTGGTATGAACATTCAACATATGTATACAATACAAATCCTTTCATTTCTTGTaacagaataaaataaaaccaGACCTCTTTCAAAATAAGTATGGAATGTAACACACCTCATGAAGCAACTTTGATGCATAGAGAGCAGATAAAGGAGTCTGCTCAGCTGTTTTGATAACAACAGTGTTACCACAGGCCAATGCTGGGCAAACCTTCCAGGCAAACATGAGAAGAGGAAAGTTCCATGGAATGATCTGACCGGCCACACCAATAGGTTCATGCAATGTTTGCACATGATGTGGCCCATCAGCTGGAACTGTGAGACCATGAATCTTATCCGCCCAACCtgagattttaaatttgaaaagttTAGTACCAGTTTCATAGAACAACAAAGAGACAgtcatacaattttttttccactACCAGTGCTAGCAGCACAATTTCTAAAACACTTCTCtagtgaaaataattaaatgaacaCCCATAAAAATTGTGATTTTCAATCATTTCAGTAAAAGAACCCATTTAAAACAGTGCTGTTAGTGTTTCTCGTTTCAACATACCAGCATAGTATCGAAATAGGCGAACCACAATTGGGACTTCGATTTGAGCAGATTGTTCGTATGGCTTCCCATTATCCCATGTCTCAAGTGCAGCAAGCTCATCATTGTGCTTTTCCAACAGATCAGCAGCACGCAGCAATATCCTTTGTCTTTCCTACACGTTTATACAAGAAGCAAACAAGAAAGGGATTTAGAGGAATGAGCATTGAACCAAAGATCATAGAATTTGTACATTGTTGAAGAACAACTCTAAGGATGAAAATACATAGGCTGTCATCTTTGGCCAAGGTCCATGGTCAAAGGCTTTGCGAGCAACAGAAACTGCTTGATCAACATCTTCATGATCACCCTCAGCAACAAGAGCAATCACATCTCCTGTCCTGGGGTCCAACGTTGGAAAAGTTTTTCCTGATGTAAGGGAAATCACAACAGTAAGTTATAACCACCTTAAAATTCCTACTTTTTCAACAAAATAATGAATATCGTGTTTGTATTCACCACACATTATCCAAAATCATGTTCTAGTTATTCTAGCTAAATAGTTGAGGATCCAAAATTGATTGTTGCATTAGATACAAAGTTGTTTAT
The sequence above is a segment of the Phaseolus vulgaris cultivar G19833 chromosome 2, P. vulgaris v2.0, whole genome shotgun sequence genome. Coding sequences within it:
- the LOC137810629 gene encoding RNA-binding motif protein 25 isoform X3, which produces MPRYPPPYGTMVRPVFPPRPPGAVNIPPISRPPVAGIPTVRPIIPPVVRPMVAPSVTPAEKPQNTVYIGKIASTVENEFMLSLLQLCGTIKTWKRPQDLSTGTPTSFGFYEFESAEGVLRALRLLTKLNIDRQELKVNVNQAMKEHLERYVQKKAENLNKETQVGVVEKDDGEQTSNSNEGTKAEKESSNKVDSESVNKDSHDVTNFGIVTDEDREGDREALEKITKMIEERLKTRPLPPPPAQPSCDGSVNLTSEQPVKTREGDSVVDTDKNESAENKSEKETNNDKPSSEHDRSESPDRRHDRKSRERDRDRELKREKERELERYEREAERERVRKEREQRRRIEEAERQYEAYLKEWEYREREKEKERQYEKEKEKERERKRRKEILYDEEDEDEDSRKRWRRSVIEEKRKKRLREKEDDLVDKQKEEDEIAEAKKSEEEQKRQRDALKLLTENVVNGGNENMIIEEVTNEVKSNVTEQDTVADYSREDHTGDGNALNVTSDELTIVAPTDTQGNAPTKKLGFGLVGSGKRTTVPSVFHEEEDDDAHKDKKMRPLVPIDYSTEELEAVQPTVPGPTPPNLAAAAEFAKRISSTNFKEDKLDGERDRSRRSNDKSSHRDRDRNDEDGTHNRDENKDRIPERDRDRDHGSDKLKTSDNKRLLDAKQLIDMIPKTKEELFSFEIDWAVYDKHQLHDRMRPWISKKIKEFLGEEETTLIDYIVSSTQEHVKASQMLERLQIILDEEAEMFVLKMWRMLIFEIKKVETGLGLRSKS
- the LOC137810629 gene encoding RNA-binding motif protein 25 isoform X2 encodes the protein MNSRNRQCLQLNECTRWPCVMRLCKLLFAIGGWDSLRSLLCFKLSHKGMPRYPPPYGTMVRPVFPPRPPGAVNIPPISRPPVAGIPTVRPIIPPVVRPMVAPSVTPAEKPQNTVYIGKIASTVENEFMLSLLQLCGTIKTWKRPQDLSTGTPTSFGFYEFESAEGVLRALRLLTKLNIDRQELKVNVNQAMKEHLERYVQKKAENLNKETQVGVVEKDDGEQTSNSNEGTKAEKESSNKVDSESVNKDSHDVTNFGIVTDEDREGDREALEKITKMIEERLKTRPLPPPPAQPSCDGSVNLTSEQPVKTREGDSVVDTDKNESAENKSEKETNNDKPSSEHDRSESPDRRHDRKSRERDRDRELKREKERELERYEREAERERVRKEREQRRRIEEAERQYEAYLKEWEYREREKEKERQYEKEKEKERERKRRKEILYDEEDEDEDSRKRWRRSVIEEKRKKRLREKEDDLVDKQKEEDEIAEAKKSEEEQKRQRDALKLLTENVVNGGNENMIIEEVTNEVKSNVTEQDTVADYSREDHTGDGNALNVTSDELTIVAPTDTQGNAPTKKLGFGLVGSGKRTTVPSVFHEEEDDDAHKDKKMRPLVPIDYSTEELEAVQPTVPGPTPPNLAAAAEFAKRISSTNFKEDKLDGERDRSRRSNDKSSHRDRDRNDEDGTHNRDENKDRIPERDRDRDHGSDKLKTSDNKRLLDAKQLIDMIPKTKEELFSFEIDWAVYDKHQLHDRMRPWISKKIKEFLGEEETTLIDYIVSSTQEHVKASQMLERLQIILDEEAEMFVLKMWRMLIFEIKKVETGLGLRSKS
- the LOC137810629 gene encoding RNA-binding motif protein 25 isoform X1, which translates into the protein MADSASSPATLPPNPQPSESAPPNPPDPLPQSVTPPSSTPLAANPNPNPTLLPPPPALLFPAGTPPQVPGLLPPSFRPLAPQVPQFSPVPAPHPVYQNPAVPPPGVASAAPPPQMQPMMSYQVQPGNPGMRPFAPIPNGYAPAPTVTPAGMPRYPPPYGTMVRPVFPPRPPGAVNIPPISRPPVAGIPTVRPIIPPVVRPMVAPSVTPAEKPQNTVYIGKIASTVENEFMLSLLQLCGTIKTWKRPQDLSTGTPTSFGFYEFESAEGVLRALRLLTKLNIDRQELKVNVNQAMKEHLERYVQKKAENLNKETQVGVVEKDDGEQTSNSNEGTKAEKESSNKVDSESVNKDSHDVTNFGIVTDEDREGDREALEKITKMIEERLKTRPLPPPPAQPSCDGSVNLTSEQPVKTREGDSVVDTDKNESAENKSEKETNNDKPSSEHDRSESPDRRHDRKSRERDRDRELKREKERELERYEREAERERVRKEREQRRRIEEAERQYEAYLKEWEYREREKEKERQYEKEKEKERERKRRKEILYDEEDEDEDSRKRWRRSVIEEKRKKRLREKEDDLVDKQKEEDEIAEAKKSEEEQKRQRDALKLLTENVVNGGNENMIIEEVTNEVKSNVTEQDTVADYSREDHTGDGNALNVTSDELTIVAPTDTQGNAPTKKLGFGLVGSGKRTTVPSVFHEEEDDDAHKDKKMRPLVPIDYSTEELEAVQPTVPGPTPPNLAAAAEFAKRISSTNFKEDKLDGERDRSRRSNDKSSHRDRDRNDEDGTHNRDENKDRIPERDRDRDHGSDKLKTSDNKRLLDAKQLIDMIPKTKEELFSFEIDWAVYDKHQLHDRMRPWISKKIKEFLGEEETTLIDYIVSSTQEHVKASQMLERLQIILDEEAEMFVLKMWRMLIFEIKKVETGLGLRSKS